A stretch of the Natrinema pellirubrum DSM 15624 genome encodes the following:
- a CDS encoding KAP family P-loop NTPase fold protein, whose product MDGEEDRNRYLSDSPIENVDEDEFRHQEYVDTLERMVEDADPPWNIGVFGEWGSGKTSIIRMLYSRLQDAETDYVCVEFDAWKHAEESIRTDLLLNLDQAIGNRTGQTDEEGNDAVLGEDKITQKLYDIEEEQRGEDLSAWEEAERIITESPLIGGTTLLILGIIIVGAVVNLLNIVGLVEIADPTISSINSILSAFLFPLFVSVFVFMAGEVRQATTALRQKHPRKEWSGAYEQLFDDILEETDADKVLISIDNLDRCESDTVYDVLVSLKTFLQSKDCIYIVPCDDQALQSHIESIDTEGDYFEVQLNEREFLRKFFQTHIRIPDFMDEDIEEYAKSQNRELAEPFDDAVLDVITKAYVRNPRRINQSLNRLTTLRILSEQMEEANHLTKGRLTDNLDFLAKIMVLEEDYPSFHRELQDDPRLLEDVNDYFRGDLPNGDRKDRIEKLLGNGEEGMESETELERFLRSTLRCTVDNPKPFLQLGEPSFASALSDRDALIQNLRTNQEDEVREELQTVKMDNQPFTPYLDAIETTLDDYTREGREGPIFSTINTLVAVFDELGEEGQENVAGVLGAYLVLDQVRDFYTDFDPEEFFPVVLHIPDPDQKMVFERFAATVATNSKLRENVLEVFVENAEDVPRTAARSLCSSLLNLSDNELEGALDTLSRGEESKKLATPKLLERAATFVTWDGRRNRFNGTDHYKQFDSQAQPRGRQYFVEELLNLEGDVDNENEDQYYNQLRQKLSQLEGQVTLATGSRLFRELEQRVSSSGQDVNMVKVAINFYESYDAGTREDFGDLVADLLSRWNQRNTQQIINHASNQEVDILDDKQAVGSVLDRVPEPLSNANWVAETLIPAIPEEYDDQLFEMVKRLTEDNDHTQNLIAAQIFSEYPDRFEEVQDPVLECCQRRISSANTNQTKTYLRAEAAAYNRLEDPDKEGFIKRLDSLLSGDQNDHQAFEDIWNQIEGEIEPDRKMTVARNLRSQLRSELSGNPQHNRLFPLVDVLSSLVQTGDVDEDDGEWVVERLSDTFEGSNLHNNHVSTLIDKLAEFPEYYGREEQTLTRLESLIGNNNNNRIHQSAKNLIDALEKTGEVDGNRLEEARERLRS is encoded by the coding sequence ATGGATGGTGAAGAAGACAGAAATCGTTATCTCTCTGATTCTCCTATCGAAAATGTTGATGAGGACGAGTTCCGGCACCAGGAGTATGTTGATACTTTGGAGCGGATGGTTGAAGACGCAGATCCGCCGTGGAACATCGGAGTGTTCGGAGAATGGGGATCCGGAAAGACCTCAATCATCCGGATGCTGTACTCCCGTCTTCAAGACGCGGAGACCGATTACGTCTGCGTAGAATTCGATGCGTGGAAGCACGCTGAAGAATCGATACGAACTGACCTACTACTGAATCTGGACCAAGCGATCGGAAATAGGACCGGTCAGACTGACGAAGAAGGCAATGATGCCGTACTTGGCGAGGATAAGATTACGCAGAAACTCTACGATATTGAGGAGGAACAACGTGGGGAAGATTTGTCTGCTTGGGAAGAGGCAGAGCGAATCATTACGGAGTCTCCACTTATTGGCGGTACTACTCTCCTCATATTGGGTATCATCATAGTTGGGGCTGTGGTGAATCTACTAAACATTGTAGGTCTTGTTGAGATCGCAGATCCAACGATTTCCTCGATAAACAGTATTCTAAGTGCATTTCTCTTCCCGTTATTCGTCTCCGTGTTCGTCTTTATGGCGGGAGAAGTACGACAGGCGACCACTGCTCTTCGACAAAAACATCCCCGTAAGGAATGGTCGGGGGCGTACGAACAACTGTTTGATGATATTCTTGAGGAGACGGATGCGGATAAGGTCCTGATCTCAATTGATAACCTGGATCGGTGTGAGAGCGATACAGTCTACGATGTCCTAGTTTCATTGAAAACCTTCCTACAGAGCAAAGACTGTATCTACATTGTTCCGTGTGATGACCAGGCGCTTCAGAGCCACATCGAATCGATCGATACTGAAGGAGATTACTTCGAGGTGCAACTTAACGAGCGCGAGTTTCTGCGTAAGTTCTTCCAGACCCACATCCGGATTCCAGACTTCATGGATGAAGATATCGAGGAATATGCCAAATCTCAAAACCGGGAACTAGCGGAGCCATTTGACGACGCCGTCTTAGATGTAATTACGAAGGCGTATGTCCGGAATCCGCGCAGGATCAATCAGTCTTTGAATCGGCTGACAACGCTCCGAATCCTCTCTGAACAGATGGAGGAGGCTAACCACTTGACTAAGGGAAGACTCACCGATAATTTGGACTTCCTAGCCAAGATAATGGTTCTTGAGGAGGACTACCCCTCATTCCACAGAGAGCTACAGGATGATCCACGCCTCTTGGAAGACGTGAATGACTACTTCCGAGGAGATCTACCGAATGGAGATCGGAAGGATCGTATTGAGAAACTATTGGGGAACGGTGAAGAAGGGATGGAAAGTGAGACAGAGTTAGAGCGGTTTCTGCGTTCGACTCTTCGTTGTACGGTGGATAATCCGAAGCCGTTCCTCCAGCTGGGAGAGCCATCGTTCGCAAGCGCGCTTTCCGATAGGGATGCACTGATCCAGAACCTTCGGACCAACCAGGAGGACGAGGTCCGTGAAGAGCTTCAAACCGTAAAAATGGACAACCAACCGTTCACCCCGTATCTTGACGCGATTGAGACTACCTTGGACGATTACACGCGGGAAGGTCGAGAAGGTCCGATCTTCTCTACGATAAACACCTTGGTAGCTGTCTTTGACGAACTCGGGGAAGAAGGTCAAGAGAATGTTGCCGGGGTTCTGGGAGCATATCTTGTTCTTGATCAGGTGCGGGACTTCTACACTGATTTTGATCCAGAGGAGTTCTTCCCAGTGGTCCTCCACATCCCAGATCCGGATCAGAAGATGGTATTCGAACGATTTGCTGCAACTGTAGCCACGAATAGTAAATTGCGGGAAAACGTCTTGGAGGTGTTCGTTGAAAATGCTGAGGATGTCCCGCGAACGGCTGCCAGAAGTTTGTGTTCGTCCCTCCTAAACTTGAGTGATAATGAACTTGAGGGTGCGCTTGATACCTTGAGTCGTGGGGAGGAGTCGAAGAAATTGGCTACGCCGAAGTTGTTGGAGCGTGCCGCAACATTTGTAACGTGGGATGGGAGGCGGAACCGGTTCAATGGAACCGATCACTACAAACAGTTCGATAGTCAGGCCCAGCCGCGTGGACGGCAGTACTTCGTCGAAGAACTTCTCAATCTGGAAGGTGACGTGGATAACGAGAATGAGGATCAGTATTATAACCAGCTCCGGCAGAAACTGAGTCAGTTAGAGGGGCAGGTCACCTTAGCTACCGGTTCGCGTTTGTTCCGTGAGTTGGAACAGAGGGTGTCCTCTTCGGGCCAAGATGTGAATATGGTGAAGGTGGCTATCAATTTCTATGAGTCATATGATGCAGGTACCCGTGAGGACTTTGGTGATTTGGTTGCTGACCTACTTAGTCGATGGAACCAGCGGAACACCCAGCAGATCATCAACCATGCTTCGAATCAAGAAGTGGATATTCTCGACGATAAGCAAGCTGTGGGGAGTGTTCTAGACCGAGTTCCGGAGCCTCTTAGCAATGCTAATTGGGTGGCGGAGACTCTGATCCCTGCTATCCCCGAAGAGTATGATGACCAGCTCTTCGAAATGGTGAAACGGCTTACAGAGGATAATGACCATACGCAGAATCTGATAGCTGCACAGATTTTTTCGGAGTATCCGGACCGATTTGAGGAGGTCCAAGATCCAGTCTTGGAATGCTGTCAGCGCCGGATTAGTAGCGCCAACACCAATCAGACTAAGACTTATCTTCGGGCTGAGGCAGCAGCGTATAACCGGTTGGAGGATCCAGACAAGGAAGGATTCATCAAACGATTGGATTCGCTCTTGTCTGGCGATCAGAATGACCACCAGGCCTTCGAAGATATTTGGAATCAGATTGAGGGTGAGATCGAGCCGGACCGGAAGATGACTGTAGCCAGAAATCTTCGGAGTCAATTGCGGTCGGAGCTTTCAGGGAACCCTCAGCATAACCGACTCTTCCCGTTGGTTGATGTCCTCAGTTCGCTTGTCCAGACGGGAGATGTTGATGAGGATGATGGCGAGTGGGTGGTTGAACGTCTTTCCGATACATTCGAAGGGAGCAATTTGCACAACAACCATGTTTCGACCCTTATCGACAAGCTGGCAGAGTTCCCCGAATACTACGGTAGAGAGGAGCAGACCTTGACACGGCTTGAGAGCCTGATCGGGAACAATAATAACAACCGGATCCACCAAAGCGCTAAGAATCTAATCGACGCCTTGGAGAAAACCGGGGAAGTTGATGGAAATAGGTTGGAAGAGGCCCGAGAACGTCTGAGATCATAG
- a CDS encoding homing endonuclease associated repeat-containing protein: MSNETDSYKCESCGTEFESGPKKAGHISQNHREDQQRNEFIHALQRLATDLGHSPTMSEIDEKGRYTRKAYITEFGTWNDALREASLEINKPSPVSKAEVVKAIQSLSEQLGHPPTVEEMNEYGQYSRKAASKHFGSWSNALRSVGFDPNHEEIPREDSSSSRLRRSRSAGDESSSANRTQ, translated from the coding sequence ATGTCTAACGAGACAGACAGCTACAAATGCGAGTCCTGCGGCACCGAGTTCGAATCAGGTCCAAAGAAAGCAGGCCACATTTCCCAGAACCATCGAGAAGACCAGCAGCGGAATGAATTCATACACGCACTACAGCGACTCGCAACAGACCTGGGCCATTCACCGACCATGAGCGAGATAGACGAAAAGGGGCGGTACACACGGAAAGCGTACATCACCGAATTTGGGACCTGGAACGATGCACTCCGGGAGGCAAGTCTAGAAATCAACAAACCATCACCCGTCTCGAAAGCGGAGGTTGTCAAAGCCATTCAATCACTGAGCGAGCAGCTCGGGCACCCACCGACAGTCGAAGAGATGAACGAGTACGGGCAGTATTCGAGAAAAGCAGCCAGCAAACACTTCGGAAGCTGGAGTAACGCGCTCCGGAGTGTCGGCTTCGACCCCAATCATGAGGAGATTCCACGTGAAGACTCCTCGAGTTCACGGTTGAGACGTTCGAGATCGGCCGGAGACGAATCGAGTTCTGCCAACAGAACCCAGTAG
- a CDS encoding SOSS complex subunit B family protein codes for MSSNNSSSKVVTVDEQALKQADEQEVNENSFPVVDETPAFEATVEQEVQAKVDANHPDGIVDTNDDRIHGATLDQEERIRAREEELERISAQAAFGQQQGRAKRAREIAARQSAERRKRFQKRAASVDRMADPERPDPRTSLTRSQLAAVNEQSMRLAERLDGWSRAAISRRLAEAVVDGQDLTSAVVSVFEELQTAPGQIVPIEKLEDVSRQKVSIEGRVETLWDPSHPSIAQVGLIADESGQTRVTIWEKSGAPWIEEGERVRIHGAARNWYEGRVSLAVTGWSTLQFPERGRWWE; via the coding sequence ATGTCTAGTAACAACTCGAGTAGCAAGGTCGTTACGGTCGATGAACAGGCACTCAAACAGGCGGACGAGCAGGAAGTCAATGAAAACAGCTTCCCGGTCGTCGACGAGACGCCAGCATTCGAGGCAACGGTCGAGCAAGAGGTCCAAGCAAAGGTCGATGCGAACCACCCGGACGGGATCGTCGATACAAACGACGACCGGATTCACGGTGCGACCCTCGATCAGGAAGAGCGGATTCGGGCTCGAGAGGAAGAACTCGAGCGGATCAGTGCCCAGGCCGCGTTCGGACAACAGCAGGGACGAGCGAAGCGAGCGCGAGAGATTGCTGCACGACAAAGTGCGGAGCGGCGCAAGCGGTTCCAGAAGCGGGCAGCGAGCGTGGATCGGATGGCGGATCCAGAGCGGCCGGATCCCCGGACGAGCCTCACACGATCGCAACTGGCGGCTGTGAACGAGCAGTCAATGCGGTTAGCCGAACGGCTCGATGGCTGGTCTCGAGCGGCGATCAGTCGGCGGTTGGCCGAGGCGGTTGTCGACGGACAGGATCTCACGAGTGCGGTCGTCAGTGTATTCGAGGAGTTGCAGACAGCGCCAGGACAGATCGTCCCGATCGAGAAACTCGAGGATGTGAGCCGACAGAAGGTAAGCATCGAGGGGCGTGTCGAGACGCTCTGGGATCCATCGCATCCAAGCATCGCTCAAGTCGGGCTCATCGCAGACGAGAGTGGCCAGACTCGAGTGACGATCTGGGAGAAATCAGGAGCGCCGTGGATCGAGGAAGGCGAACGAGTGCGCATTCATGGGGCGGCACGGAACTGGTACGAGGGACGTGTCTCACTGGCCGTCACCGGCTGGTCGACCCTTCAGTTCCCAGAACGCGGTCGATGGTGGGAGTAG
- a CDS encoding MarR family transcriptional regulator: MSSGTIDIDEFENADDDEFEGRNDTKQIVLFLDENDDRAWKAATIAEQLELDTDAVSAILSRLKERGLVRHKRPYWAITDNEERLRTAYRLHQHHQTADEQYGEEHLEELKTDEMEEVR; the protein is encoded by the coding sequence ATGTCGAGCGGCACCATCGATATCGACGAGTTCGAGAACGCCGACGACGACGAATTCGAGGGCCGAAATGACACCAAGCAAATCGTGCTGTTCCTGGACGAGAACGACGACCGAGCGTGGAAGGCGGCGACGATCGCTGAACAACTTGAGCTGGATACAGACGCTGTCAGTGCGATTCTCTCGCGACTGAAGGAACGAGGTCTTGTGCGGCACAAGCGCCCGTACTGGGCGATCACAGACAACGAGGAACGGCTCCGAACCGCCTACCGACTTCACCAGCACCACCAGACTGCAGACGAACAGTACGGCGAAGAGCATCTCGAGGAGTTGAAAACTGACGAGATGGAGGAAGTACGGTGA
- a CDS encoding PadR family transcriptional regulator, whose translation MYDLTGFQRDVLYAIAGQDEPHGLAIKDELENYYETEIHHGRLYPNLDEVVDKGLVEKGQLDKRTNYYTITARGRRELEARREWEDQYVGGFTSSDG comes from the coding sequence ATGTACGATTTGACTGGCTTTCAGCGTGATGTCCTGTATGCGATTGCCGGCCAAGACGAGCCCCACGGGCTTGCGATCAAAGACGAACTCGAGAATTACTACGAAACGGAGATCCATCACGGTCGGCTGTATCCCAATCTCGACGAGGTCGTCGACAAGGGTCTCGTTGAGAAAGGCCAACTCGACAAGCGAACGAACTACTACACGATCACGGCCCGCGGGCGGCGCGAACTCGAGGCCCGTCGCGAATGGGAAGACCAGTACGTCGGTGGATTCACTTCGAGCGACGGGTAA
- a CDS encoding UPF0175 family protein has product MTTDRCSPHIDHTEEFATTIGLYVLGEISLGKAAERADVTRWEMTEILTEAGVEIRCGPQTMDDLEDKVETALDIE; this is encoded by the coding sequence ATGACAACTGATCGTTGCAGCCCCCATATCGACCATACTGAGGAGTTCGCCACTACTATCGGGCTCTACGTACTCGGTGAAATCTCCCTAGGGAAGGCTGCAGAGCGGGCTGATGTCACCCGCTGGGAGATGACAGAGATTCTCACTGAGGCCGGTGTTGAGATTCGATGTGGCCCACAGACCATGGACGATCTCGAGGACAAGGTCGAGACAGCGCTCGACATCGAATGA
- a CDS encoding type II toxin-antitoxin system RelE family toxin, which produces MGPTTNDDDWEWAFSSRAENQLAQLPTETQDRIITKLDDVVSSEWREPADFLEPLTNSPYKKLRVGTYRLGCRLRSEERILRVESVRKRDGAYSADD; this is translated from the coding sequence ATGGGTCCGACGACGAATGACGACGATTGGGAGTGGGCATTTTCGTCTCGAGCAGAAAACCAACTTGCGCAGTTACCTACAGAAACACAGGACCGAATCATCACGAAACTCGATGATGTCGTGTCCTCAGAGTGGCGCGAGCCAGCTGACTTCCTTGAGCCATTGACTAATTCGCCGTACAAGAAGTTACGAGTTGGGACCTATCGACTGGGGTGTCGGCTTCGATCGGAAGAACGCATCTTACGCGTGGAGAGCGTTCGGAAGCGAGACGGAGCATATTCAGCGGATGATTGA
- a CDS encoding ribbon-helix-helix domain-containing protein, producing MSEAETNNGDPEIERINLRISQSFREVVDETWRERGFNSRSEFIRYALRESVNHPEGAGFWKDLAISEAQFDDGESRSSEEIKAAYGSDDE from the coding sequence ATGTCCGAAGCTGAAACCAACAATGGTGATCCTGAGATTGAACGAATCAACCTTCGGATTTCCCAGTCTTTCCGCGAGGTCGTTGATGAGACGTGGCGCGAGCGGGGATTCAATAGCCGAAGTGAGTTTATTCGCTACGCACTGCGAGAGTCAGTGAATCATCCGGAGGGTGCTGGGTTCTGGAAGGACCTTGCAATTAGTGAAGCACAGTTTGATGACGGTGAGAGCCGCTCGAGCGAGGAAATCAAAGCAGCATATGGGTCCGACGACGAATGA
- a CDS encoding phage NrS-1 polymerase family protein encodes MSEQTVSVLPKQLRERDQWVCWREEPRDGKPTKIPVTPGSGEFASSTDPETWVSIETALEYADSGDADGVGFVFTDDDPIVGVDLDDCRNPETRDIDDLAVDIIERLDSYTEISPSGTGFHVLIEGELPDGRNRRGSIELYDTARFFTVTGDTLEESPSRVARRQDALEAIHREYVKDSESDGASESGYRGVTDEQASTDTAGDVDVDLEDEELLEKARNASNGEKFERLWRGSTAGYESQSEADMALCCLLAFWTGGDHTRMDRLFRQSGLLREKWDDVHYADGSTYGEKTIERAITSTSEFYDPDARDDSSEASSRQNESAITGSRDEPAENHAYLVEKNRLLTDRVDDLETTLEEKNERIDALEATNEALREQLRDCQETLERRDQASNPEMDEASANEGDSIWGRAKQFVGDGD; translated from the coding sequence ATGTCTGAACAGACGGTTTCGGTACTCCCCAAGCAGTTACGTGAGCGTGACCAGTGGGTCTGCTGGCGAGAAGAACCTCGAGATGGGAAGCCAACAAAAATCCCGGTAACACCAGGCAGTGGTGAGTTCGCCTCCTCAACGGATCCCGAAACATGGGTGTCGATCGAAACCGCGCTCGAGTACGCTGATTCGGGGGATGCAGATGGCGTCGGGTTCGTGTTTACCGACGATGATCCTATCGTTGGTGTGGATCTCGATGACTGCCGAAATCCGGAGACTAGGGACATCGACGACCTAGCAGTGGACATTATCGAGCGGCTTGATTCCTATACGGAGATTTCTCCGTCGGGAACTGGCTTCCATGTACTCATTGAGGGTGAACTCCCGGACGGACGGAATCGACGTGGAAGCATTGAACTGTACGACACAGCCCGGTTTTTCACCGTGACTGGTGACACCCTCGAGGAGTCTCCTAGTCGCGTTGCTCGTCGGCAGGATGCACTCGAGGCGATTCATCGTGAATACGTCAAAGACAGTGAGAGCGATGGAGCGTCCGAGTCAGGGTACCGTGGTGTGACTGACGAGCAGGCTTCGACGGACACAGCAGGCGATGTTGATGTTGACCTCGAGGACGAGGAACTGCTCGAGAAGGCTCGAAATGCGTCGAACGGTGAGAAATTCGAGCGATTATGGCGTGGCTCGACTGCTGGGTACGAAAGCCAGTCAGAGGCCGATATGGCACTGTGCTGTCTGCTGGCGTTCTGGACCGGCGGCGACCACACTCGAATGGATCGACTCTTCCGGCAGTCAGGGCTTCTCCGCGAAAAATGGGACGACGTCCACTATGCCGATGGATCGACGTACGGCGAAAAGACCATCGAACGAGCGATTACAAGCACGTCTGAGTTCTACGATCCGGACGCTCGAGACGACTCGAGTGAAGCGAGTTCCAGACAGAACGAGTCGGCGATCACCGGCAGTCGTGACGAACCAGCGGAAAATCATGCATATCTGGTCGAGAAGAATCGACTGTTGACTGACCGCGTCGACGACCTCGAGACAACGCTTGAGGAGAAAAACGAACGCATCGATGCACTCGAGGCGACCAACGAAGCGCTTCGAGAACAACTCAGAGACTGTCAGGAGACACTCGAGCGTCGTGATCAGGCTTCGAACCCCGAGATGGATGAGGCCAGTGCTAATGAAGGCGACTCGATCTGGGGCCGTGCAAAGCAATTCGTTGGGGACGGCGACTGA
- a CDS encoding TraM recognition domain-containing protein yields MNAGTESSTDQQSMAGEEYHVVDQDTTRVGGKPILTETVDEGTVAGPFVREMFEAGMYDAPTPLWVGYTEDPQTGFREAPLRFDSLFRHNWIAGTTGYGKTTQLLNMMVQWAYSGYGFTYFDPKGRDSRELLRMLPKHRLEDVVWIEPGSTTHENTVGMNFLEVPDCETTEELENEIENRVENLKAVFDTSDYWGINMEAITESMARAMMKSEQPFSVIDMYFILLNADRREDFALDVEDPYIREFCLEIANMEEETVRPLLKRIKSWVENSVIRRIIAHRESTINFRDIIDNDRIVIVRTPVENTDIKKMVTLGVMRNLWSAIQRRSYELDTEPEPYFVLCDEFDDIASDNLDIESMLARARSMRLSVTLASQYPSQFDEDTLKAMQNNCDNLLTFSVNDSDDAELLMKRFRDYTAEDLITTDQFKVWTRIPLSGGRYSEPVLIRTFPPYPPLREPDAVDRIIKQSLERYGTDPLTDAEILQDLIYSDSNEAANPTQILEETMAEAVRAVQIRERVRAENGWVDVTTVDEELAARLEDTEPEIDVAPEELPDVREESRLLEVTLQNDDIVARLTDDGETVVEPETGTVRSAGGSTHDAVLLETETALIERGFSVEILEQDGSEQPDAIATHPDHDVVFNIEAETTTPERPVKVLQNLKRAHEADRIPIFVVRPGDSKTEWATRVENIISPPLQERADGTEQFYNCDEVMTFGGGATAHGGVTAVRPKTFETNRTVWIRENGEIVLSDGETAFARVPDEGPLSKDSVPAYYSHDREAGQYTVYEAGETHVYDSREDFEDEWTPIKRPFRPAVDLPNSDYSRESYLILILPDDERPVLFQQGETYGLSDSPSDEELWPRISSGNHSRVTESSPSVKSGSAVSVPVEVDPDGDGIEAFAAMYIREADGAQIPKAALFQAYSRWTDQHDIDGTNASWFGRKLSNVVDYGDTRVRDGDDLVTVYTGIDLTSDGSEFLE; encoded by the coding sequence ATGAATGCTGGCACTGAGTCGTCCACTGACCAGCAATCAATGGCTGGTGAGGAATATCATGTCGTCGACCAAGACACGACCCGTGTCGGTGGCAAGCCGATCCTCACCGAAACGGTCGACGAAGGCACGGTTGCTGGCCCGTTCGTTCGCGAAATGTTTGAAGCTGGAATGTACGACGCACCGACCCCACTCTGGGTCGGCTATACGGAGGATCCCCAGACTGGCTTTCGTGAGGCTCCGCTCCGATTTGACTCGCTCTTCCGGCACAACTGGATTGCAGGGACGACCGGCTACGGAAAGACGACTCAACTCTTGAATATGATGGTGCAGTGGGCGTATTCGGGCTACGGCTTCACGTACTTCGACCCGAAGGGCCGTGATTCTCGAGAACTCCTCCGGATGCTTCCCAAACACCGTCTCGAGGACGTGGTCTGGATCGAGCCCGGGTCGACCACCCACGAGAACACGGTCGGGATGAATTTCCTCGAGGTGCCCGACTGCGAGACGACTGAGGAACTCGAGAACGAGATCGAAAACCGGGTCGAGAACCTGAAAGCGGTCTTCGATACCTCCGACTACTGGGGCATCAACATGGAAGCGATCACCGAGTCGATGGCTCGGGCGATGATGAAATCCGAGCAGCCGTTTTCGGTCATCGATATGTATTTCATCTTACTGAATGCCGACCGTCGCGAAGACTTCGCACTCGATGTCGAGGATCCCTATATCCGAGAATTCTGTCTCGAGATTGCGAATATGGAAGAGGAGACGGTCCGCCCACTCTTGAAACGGATCAAGTCCTGGGTCGAGAACTCGGTGATTCGCCGGATTATCGCCCATCGCGAGAGTACAATCAACTTCCGCGATATCATCGACAACGATCGGATCGTTATCGTTCGAACGCCGGTCGAGAATACGGACATCAAGAAGATGGTTACCCTCGGCGTCATGCGGAATTTGTGGAGTGCGATTCAGCGGCGCTCATACGAACTCGATACCGAGCCAGAACCTTACTTCGTTCTCTGTGATGAGTTCGACGATATCGCGAGCGACAATCTCGATATCGAGTCAATGCTCGCCCGTGCTCGGTCGATGCGGTTGTCGGTGACTCTGGCTTCGCAGTATCCCTCTCAGTTCGACGAGGACACGCTGAAGGCGATGCAGAACAACTGCGATAACCTGCTCACGTTCTCAGTCAACGACAGTGACGATGCCGAACTGTTGATGAAACGCTTCCGTGACTATACGGCAGAGGACCTCATCACGACCGACCAGTTCAAAGTCTGGACACGGATCCCGCTCTCGGGTGGGCGCTACTCTGAACCGGTCTTGATCCGGACGTTTCCGCCATACCCACCCCTTCGGGAACCAGATGCTGTCGATCGAATCATCAAACAGAGTCTCGAGCGGTATGGGACTGATCCGCTAACGGACGCTGAAATCCTGCAGGATCTCATCTATAGCGATTCGAACGAAGCAGCGAACCCCACGCAGATTCTCGAGGAGACGATGGCGGAAGCCGTTCGTGCAGTTCAGATTCGAGAACGCGTGCGAGCGGAAAACGGCTGGGTCGATGTCACTACCGTCGACGAGGAACTTGCAGCCCGCCTCGAGGATACTGAGCCTGAGATCGACGTTGCACCCGAAGAGTTGCCTGACGTTCGTGAGGAATCCCGGTTACTCGAGGTGACGCTGCAAAACGACGACATCGTAGCTCGGCTCACTGACGACGGAGAAACAGTGGTCGAACCTGAGACAGGCACTGTCAGATCTGCCGGTGGCTCTACACACGATGCAGTCCTCCTCGAGACGGAAACAGCACTCATCGAACGTGGATTCAGTGTCGAAATCCTCGAGCAGGATGGAAGCGAGCAACCGGACGCCATCGCGACGCATCCAGATCACGATGTCGTGTTCAACATCGAGGCTGAGACAACGACGCCAGAGCGACCCGTCAAGGTCTTGCAGAATCTCAAGCGAGCCCACGAAGCAGATCGGATTCCGATCTTCGTCGTTCGACCTGGTGACTCCAAGACGGAGTGGGCGACTCGAGTTGAGAATATTATCTCACCACCGCTGCAAGAGCGGGCTGATGGCACTGAACAGTTCTACAACTGCGACGAGGTCATGACCTTCGGTGGTGGTGCGACCGCTCACGGTGGCGTTACTGCCGTTCGTCCCAAGACATTTGAGACGAATCGAACTGTTTGGATACGAGAGAATGGTGAGATCGTCCTTTCAGACGGTGAAACAGCGTTTGCCCGTGTTCCAGATGAAGGTCCACTCTCGAAAGACAGTGTACCAGCCTACTATAGCCATGATCGTGAAGCCGGGCAGTATACTGTCTACGAAGCTGGCGAAACCCATGTCTATGACTCGAGAGAGGATTTTGAGGATGAATGGACGCCGATCAAACGGCCATTCCGACCTGCTGTTGATCTACCAAACTCGGATTATTCACGGGAGAGCTACCTCATTCTGATACTCCCCGACGATGAGCGTCCTGTACTCTTCCAGCAGGGCGAGACATACGGTTTGTCGGATTCGCCAAGCGATGAGGAACTATGGCCGAGGATCTCTTCAGGTAATCACTCTCGAGTAACGGAGTCATCCCCATCAGTAAAGTCTGGTTCAGCAGTATCGGTGCCAGTTGAGGTTGACCCAGACGGCGACGGCATTGAGGCGTTCGCAGCGATGTATATCAGAGAGGCAGATGGGGCACAGATTCCAAAGGCAGCACTGTTTCAAGCCTACTCGAGATGGACCGACCAGCACGATATTGATGGAACAAACGCGAGCTGGTTCGGTCGGAAGCTTTCGAATGTCGTCGACTATGGGGATACCCGAGTCAGAGACGGTGACGATCTCGTGACGGTCTACACCGGTATCGATCTGACCAGTGATGGATCAGAGTTCCTTGAGTGA